In Nitrososphaerales archaeon, the following proteins share a genomic window:
- a CDS encoding AAA family ATPase, whose protein sequence is MNRISTGSTTLDLILNGGFQTGSLISITGPPGSGKTIFATNWIYNNAEKFDKCGLYVSFIEGYKNFVANMNSLGLDFERLERKGKLKFVEMVTVKGQALPTIIEHILHEITKIGASMLVIDSFSVMSQAIGKAHDVRILAHMILSKIVREMGCTTMLIIEKMSAKETFEPVEFLSDFIIHLSKVEVNGALLRYLKILKARGTEVQQPQLAFTLKDGFKAFQPISMGGFAEPTKRFKIIPHGKDHYSSGITNLDRTMGMMFRSGSYNLLEVGMDVTLPPERLFRVTVSNALNQGTCVVILPPQGLSALTVWRSLEPFVDEETLKCNLKIVDFKATLTEKVEPYVILFEGRSLKEDMMRFWNVISDFRMKSGKPVLTVVGFDTLEYVYGLNEILKVLGEDLAKIKNLGDVRLNIVRPECAISDSLRSLATTHIIMREICGAIFLQGIKPKTPLLNVELHTNEETEIKLTPVL, encoded by the coding sequence ATGAACCGTATATCTACTGGAAGCACTACACTTGACCTTATTCTTAACGGCGGCTTCCAGACTGGTAGTCTTATATCCATCACAGGTCCGCCGGGCTCGGGCAAGACCATTTTCGCTACCAATTGGATTTATAATAATGCTGAAAAGTTTGACAAATGTGGCTTATATGTGAGTTTTATTGAAGGGTACAAAAACTTTGTTGCGAATATGAATAGTCTGGGCTTAGACTTTGAAAGGTTGGAGCGTAAGGGGAAGTTAAAGTTTGTGGAGATGGTTACAGTTAAAGGGCAAGCCCTCCCGACCATCATTGAGCATATACTACACGAAATTACTAAGATCGGTGCGAGCATGCTCGTCATAGACTCTTTCTCGGTAATGTCACAAGCCATAGGGAAAGCTCACGATGTGCGTATACTTGCGCATATGATTCTAAGTAAGATCGTTAGAGAAATGGGTTGTACAACTATGCTAATAATTGAGAAGATGAGCGCTAAAGAAACCTTTGAACCGGTAGAGTTCCTATCTGACTTCATAATCCACCTTTCTAAGGTCGAGGTTAATGGGGCGCTCCTAAGATACTTAAAGATACTCAAGGCGCGAGGAACGGAGGTACAGCAACCACAATTAGCCTTCACATTGAAAGATGGCTTCAAAGCCTTCCAGCCAATAAGTATGGGAGGGTTTGCTGAACCGACAAAGAGATTTAAGATCATCCCTCACGGCAAGGATCACTATTCCTCAGGTATTACAAACCTAGACAGAACGATGGGCATGATGTTTAGAAGTGGGTCTTACAATCTCTTAGAGGTTGGGATGGATGTAACCTTACCGCCCGAGCGATTATTCCGAGTGACCGTCTCAAACGCATTAAACCAGGGCACATGTGTTGTTATTCTTCCACCCCAAGGTTTAAGCGCATTAACAGTTTGGAGATCGTTGGAACCATTCGTTGACGAAGAAACCTTAAAGTGCAACCTTAAGATCGTAGACTTCAAAGCGACCCTTACTGAAAAGGTCGAGCCATATGTGATCCTCTTTGAAGGGAGGTCGTTGAAGGAAGATATGATGCGCTTCTGGAATGTAATTTCAGACTTTAGGATGAAGAGCGGTAAGCCAGTCCTCACAGTCGTCGGTTTTGACACGTTGGAATATGTCTACGGGTTGAACGAAATTCTGAAGGTTCTGGGCGAAGATCTGGCGAAGATAAAGAATCTTGGTGATGTAAGGTTAAATATCGTTAGGCCAGAGTGTGCAATAAGCGACTCCTTAAGGTCTTTAGCTACTACACATATAATTATGAGAGAGATCTGTGGTGCGATCTTCCTTCAAGGAATAAAGCCAAAGACCCCGCTACTAAATGTCGAACTTCATACAAACGAAGAGACAGAGATCAAGTTAACACCAGTATTATAG